From the genome of Methanothrix soehngenii GP6:
CAAAAGCGGTCACATCCATGCCCCGCACGCCAATCCGGTACTGCTTTCCTAAAAGCTCAGAGAGAGGCCGGCGCAGCCTGAGCAGGGCATCATGAGCCCGAACATATCGGTCGCTGTCGATGACCAGATCGATTCTGTTTTTGGCCAGACGCCATTCGGTGATCTTTGCCCCCTGGCCCTCAGGAGCGCCTTTCTCCAATATCGGCCCAGCGTCCCTTATAAAATCGGAAATGGCTTTCTCGGCTGCGCCGGCATCAGCGCTCAGCCGAAGGCTTGCCTCTAAATGAAATCTCATCTATCCTCCGCAACAGATAGCGTCTCTTTTGCTATTTTAATGTTCATTAATAGGTCATCCATGGTGGTGAGCAGAGTGCCGGGCTTCTCGATTGAGAACTGCAGGGAGAGGCTTCTCTTATCGATCAACAGATTCATATTGGGCAGGTTGTCCGGCTCAATCGATCTGCCGACCATCTCCATATCCTCTCCCGCCTCTGCCAAGAGGACCAGCCGGGCATGAATCATGCCGTGTCCATAGCGGTCTGGCCGGAGGGATCGGTCCTTTTGTTCAGCTGCTCGTCCAGGATCTCGTCTAACAG
Proteins encoded in this window:
- a CDS encoding KEOPS complex subunit Pcc1 is translated as MIHARLVLLAEAGEDMEMVGRSIEPDNLPNMNLLIDKRSLSLQFSIEKPGTLLTTMDDLLMNIKIAKETLSVAEDR